In the Arachis stenosperma cultivar V10309 chromosome 8, arast.V10309.gnm1.PFL2, whole genome shotgun sequence genome, TGTTCCATCTGCTGGAAGTATTGGCCCACCACCACCATTTTCACATAATGATTCATCTGCAAAAAGTATTAACCTTCCAACACCATTTTAAAACAATATTCCGTCTGAATCACCTACTTCATATATTTCttccaattattttttttatcattttaccactctatttttattattaaatttgtatttaagATTGTGTGATATGAAATCTCAATTTTATTGTTATATAGCAtgctattatttttatagttagTTATAACAAGTTCTTGAGTTATTTATTTAAACGttacaactttaaaataagtactcttataactaaaaattcaaatacaaaataatttatttataaattgcCATTAATAAAAGTCTTTATACGTTAAGttcttttttcaaaagaatttatttaaattgtttatccaaattgaatctttatccttttctctttactttttgttaattcattatttatttataagatttcttttaattatttgataactactaataataaatataagaatatttttatctgtaaaaattaaaaaaataattttaatattaaataaaatattaaaaataatttttaataaaaataaaattaaaaataaatttgattttgacCCTAATGTTTAGGGATTAGAATAGTATCCATCCCTAAATTTTATATAGTATCCTCCGAATGAGAGGAAAGAATATAGTAACACAAAACAACCTTTATGTAACATAAAAGCATGGGAATTATATCAGAGTTTAGTGGATAGCTTGCTGGTGGCACGAACCCCAACACCATATGTGGATGCAAATGGCTTAACCTTGATCTCAGAACAGAGTACAGGAATCATTACGCTAGCTactttctttttgaaaaaatatatatataatagctAGAGTGTTATCCGGTTAAATAAACTTCGAatttcattaaaataaaaaagagaatcCTCCTCATtccttatatattttaatatgttatCCATAAAAATTGTGTGTATGACAAGACATGCAGCCACATGCACATGCAACACATGGTGTGTTGTATGTTGCTTGGTGCTTCCATTGCATTGCAATTTGCATGCATGAACATATATATGTAATTTGGAAATGTTTCGGGATCAAAGTTTAGAAGCTCCTTTTTTTTGCATTTATTAGGTATTGTttgaataaatatataatattagatGTAATAAATGTATCATTATAAGTGTTACatacaaaattataaatattaaattaaataaaaaaactttgACTTACTAGTTTTTTAGCATTACTTTATCAATTAATTACTGtataaaggaaaaataatattCATTTAGATACTAAATAGATAATATAAACTATTAAAAATACACTCGAATAATTTTGTtgttgataaaaatatttttgaattttgttatcaacaaaaatattttcaaataatttaaaaacgtaacaaaaatatttacaaaaaaaattattgttttatAAGTGACAAATAATCTTTGTATTTGACAAATTACTTGTGCATTTGGTTTAGGGATGGCAATACCACCCGAACCTGCAGGTACTTACCCCTCCCCTACCCGCACCGGGGAGGGTTTTTAGCAGGGCGGGTTCTTGGGAGGGACGGGGCGGGTCGGGTTTAGGTAATACCCGCCCCGctatatatgtaatatatataattttaatatataatatgtataatatatataaaataattagtaaataattaataatattgtatcatatttaaatttttattttaatttatgttatgtatgtgatgatggttatataaattttgaaatttaattttatttattggattttaataattataggggCGGGGCGGGTTAGGGTTCAACGTTTTACTACCCGCGGATAGAAGAGGGGCGGGTTCTATGCGGGTTATTGTACGACGGGGCGGAGTCGGATAGAGTAAAAACCCGCCCCTACTCGCCCTGTTGCCACCCCTAATTTGgtccaaaattttataaaaatatttagataattatttaaaaaatatacatagataaaaatttgttctctatatttttttttttaaatattattagttgttgacataaaaatcacaaaaaaactaTATACTTagcaaaaaattatcaaatttcaagcataaaaatatcttatttttctaattatgtttgcaaaaaatagaatcaaaatttaaattttaaagtattttttttagaatacatatttaattttagatatttttgtcgcgtttttaaattatttgaaaatatttttgtcgataacaaaatttgagtacatttttgtcaataacaaaattattcgaatatattttttataatttacccaattaaatatataacaaaaactcacatacaattatttttatataaaattaataactaaaaattattaaataatttaatatattaaactagattataatataataattctCAACCATTAACTTCTTATAAAATTACACGTGAATTGTAACCTAAATATTATAtgatattaataatattattcgTTTAATCGCAATATTAAAACAAAGAATCATCATCATTAGAAAATGGAGATTCTCATActtattttgataatattaCCCATCTTttgtataaatttatataaatatacaatacgaaaaaatcatatataaaaTGTTAAGAGACCaatgtttttttaaatattattaactaatatttgatttttatactattaaaatttaaaatttaaaatttaaaaaatttagaatttattaatcTTTAATATTTAGTGTTAACTaaataaactaaatataaattttattattcatataatattatttattaaaataaagtgatattattatttttctaataaaaatatagtatATCATTTACTTGATTAGTAtattaaattcttaaataaatttaatacatataatattgAGTGGAGATATTCAATGATTTAGAGCATAGATGTTGGCATGTTGCAGCAGCCAGTGGACAAGTTGGATGTGCAAGTTGGCTCACGTGACAAAAAGtgtcagagagagagagagttcaGTGGATTTGGCGcattcttccttctttctcctCAAAACAGTCTCTAACCGCTTCACCTCATCATCATCACTGTCTCACATTTATAAATCCATTGAATTCAGCACCTTCTCCCTCACATCATTACTATATATATGTTCTTACAAATCTATGCTTGTGTTCATTCCCCTTCGTACAATAATAGTAACATagtgatggtgatgatgatgagtaGTACGGTGAGTTTCACGGAACAGATGTATCTGTGTGTGGCGATCACAGTAGTGGCGATTTTGTATGTGTCTCTCATAGCACTTGAATCTCAATGGACAAATCATGGTGGCGCTTGGTTGCACCAAGATAACTACAACTTGCCGCTTCAAACAACTATCTTATCAACATTTGAGACTTGAGACCCTTAGCTTCCATTCATATCATAAATCCTTCtttatctttttcctttttatttattttcttttcttttttgtgtaCGTTGGTTGTCTATACTCTATGTATCCAATTTTGAACTGTACTTCGGAACAGAACATTGATCATTGTATGTTAATATGTTATGTAAAGATTTTGATCTTTGACCAAATTGTAAGAAATATGAGTTATTTTGAGTTTATCAAccggattttttgaaaattgtatAATCGATTTTTGTTGTTGAGTTGTTGATTCTGgtagtcaattttttttattattttgagttGATGCACTCATCTCCTACTTCAGTTGctttttttttgggttaatTTTTATGATTGTTGTTGTATGTATTCTGATTTTCAAGTTAATTGTATGAATTCTGAGTTAATTATATGAATGTTGGATTCTAAGTTTATTTTATGGACATTAAACTcaaattggattttttttattttttaagtttttgttGTCTCAAATTCGTTAATTGGATTTTTTAGTCCCTTTTCagtaaattttttaaacattgtaagattaatatttatttttgagttttttagTCTGTTGTTGATTTTTCTGAATTTGAGTTGATGATACTATACTACACAATTTCACTACATTTTTTATGCTGTtgctattttctttttttgttttaataactTTTATGGAGCTAGCATCATGATGGTAGAACATTATTTTTTAGcgcattttaatttttgttggtTACAAAGGTTGATGTTTGAAGTTATTTGTAAATTTTTAATGACATTTTATTACGTGAACTtgttattttttgaattttattagttgataaattatttaaattattaaatttttaataattttatttatatttaattaaactattggttgaattttgattaaattttgaacaattaaattaattgttttattgatcgattaaaaactaaaacaacCATTCCCGTAAATCTAACAAATTATTATCGTACATAAGAATATATAAGAGTACATGAGAGTACCTAAAAATAAACTATATTTAACAATGgtattctagaatttaaagtcTAAATAATGTGTttgagaaaataatttttttattaaaaaagaatcCTATGTGTATATCTTGGAGAGGTTCCATCATAcacacttaaaatttttattatattatacatGTTAATTATGAATCAAGAATTAGTTTTTCTTTAAATTTGGTGCAAGATATGGCGGCACAAAGGAATGGTTCTGTAGTTTGGTGGCTGAACATCACATTAGTTGATTTTGATAGAGTGGCTTTTGGTGGCACCTTCATCGATAGAACTCTGTAAATACAGCTTATTTATGTATATTCTTATGTACTCCAAACGTACTCTTATTTCTGGTTATATATCAAAAGTTGAATTTGGCAGCCCAAACTCAGATAGACTTCATATATATGATGTACAAATAAACAATAATTTATGTGCACTTGTTCATGTGTGTCATTCTTTCATGTTCTtctcatattttatttatttacatgctTTTTTACGACCTACATGCAGAGATACTTTGAGATTCTGTCTATAACCGGAAATTGTGTGGCTCAAGGGATGATTCTCCAGCTTGGTGGCTGAACATCATGCTGGCTGGTTCTGATAGAGTGGCTTTTGGTGACACCTTTACCAATAGATTGATTGTCTCTGACACCGTAGTTGTAAGAAAATTTGACTTATTCCTTAACTTACTTTCGTCGTGTTGTATAGCACCATGTCACTAACTTTATAACCTTTTTTGTAACTTATCCTTTAGCTTCTTACGATGAATTTTGtggaataaaagaaaaagaacaccAAGAAAAACGATGAAACTGTAACTTCTGtatattcttatgtatttttggAGACTATAATAATAGTTGccattattaattttttaatttttcttctcACCCAATTCAATATTTATGAAAATGTATCGTGAAGTTGGACACCAAGTCTAAAAAAATTGGACACTAAACTTGAGTAACTTTATATATTGTTTGATTAAAAGTATTCTCTGGATAATTTCGCCttgattttataaataattatgtcatttaaaaaatatataaattgtatatattaaatatttgttaaattattacaccttatatattatgtattttttatatatttctacTAAAAAAATTACCTTAGATTATGTATACCTTATATTATGTATTCTTTATGTACTCCcactattaataaaaaaataatttatataacaATTATATTCAAAAGATTCGTATAAATAACCTAGCTAATTGGAAAGAAATAATTGGAAAGGGGACTGCTCTAAAAATAACAAtgagtataaaaataaattagataaaatgTTAAATTGTTAACAATAGACATGGTGGAAAGAGACTGTTACATGTGCCTATGGCATGTTGTCCAAATTTTTCTTTCCTTGATTTGAAACTTCTACCGTTAATAATGCAGTAAAAATGCTTAGATTAAGacacatttaaaaaaattataatgcaGAAAAAATGCAAGTAAGATCACACTGTAATAAATAATACAACATCAATAACCACAAGGCTTTCTTTTAGATAATGTTGGTTACATGGATAAAACAACGCCTTAATTCTCCATCGTAGATCTTAACGGTGTTTAGTCTCAAATAGTTAGGAGTGTTCAAATCCAAACCAATCTAAATTAAACCGTTCATTCAATGTAATTTAAAGCGAAAACCGATTAAAACCGTACTAATTTGGATTtgattggattctattttttgGAAACCGCTAGATCGGATCGGATTTCAGATCTACTTTTCACAACCGATTCAATCCAATTCAAACCGCATAATGTGTTATaatagtattattttattattatatttataattatgtttataacatattcaatttattatacatttttataatttttatgtattattattatttaataaatattttatgtttaaaatgtgatttattttaactaccctataattttatttctattcgTATTTTATCGTTGGTATGTTAAGATATTGGGACTTACTATGTCATTATGGttgtttaaaatttgatgtttagacttgttatatatatttaatttttttaatttacaaaacaGCAAATCCAATCCAATTCAAACCACTCGAAATTGGATCGGAtcgaatttttcaaaaaatcatccAATCCAAATCGCACTGCAAGTAAACTTAATGTTCGGATTGAATGAGTTTTTTTTACTCAAAACCGATCCAAACTGCACCGCAAACACCCCTACAAATAGCTATACGTGAAATGTTGGGGacaaattaaaaaagtaaaagaataataaaagtattaattggataagtaaattgaagagaaaaaaatataggtAAAAGTTATATGTGAACGTAGTAACTAATGAAATCGAGGATGTTGAAGGTAAAAAGATAATAACGGTAAGAGAAATATAATAAAGTGTATTGAAAggttaaaaaaaaacattctaACAGGATAATTAGAATGAGGCTAAATTGATGGACTGACCATCAGAATGCAGTACTCATAGACATACTCAAAATAATATTAtacaaacaaaaattaatatagaattaaataaaatataatttaaatgaatactttaaaatataataagatctataaaaaaaattatttatcactACTGGTTAAACTAATTATGATATTTTGACTTATGGCCATAAGAGTATATAATcgataaaaaaagataaaaaattagaaCGACTACAATAAAGTTCGCCGGAAGATACTCTATAAAAATATAGAACTCGCTGAGAGTATagcaaaatttttaaaaataataaggTTTGCCAGAAATGCGGCAAACTCAGttgaaattcaaaagaaaaaaacgcATTTCGAAATTTAAAGTCCGAATAATTTgtttggaatttttttattttattatagaaaaaaatccttaataattcagttttttttttaatatcaatttaagttttatattatgtatttttataaatCTCTTATATTTGAAACTTGATATACTAAAGATGGCATCAAAGTACAAGAATTGTGGAAGCTTATCCCTTATGAGTTGACTGACAGTCTTAGACAGGTACCATAATGTCAcacttttaaattttcattatCAGTTAGGATTTAACCGAGGCTATATGTTAAAGGTCGTTAAAAGTTATCAATCTGTTAGAATGCAAGAGAAAAGACTGcggaaaaaaaattatgtgtatTTAAAATTGTGTGAAGATATAAGTAACTAACCATTTAAAATGGGAGTTCTGTTGGATGGCCAAAACGTCGAGTTGAAGAAGACCGGTGGTAGAATGAAATCAAGTGGCATAAGACCAAAAGCATTTGCTGCTACAGCAGTTCCAATAGCTGTACTTAGTGGCCTCAAAATTAATCTGGGTACTACCATAGTTATGTTAGTTCTCTTATTTGTATCTTAATTAATCACAAAAAGTAGCAAACTACATAGAATATTGCTGCAGTGCTACTTAGTACTTACCACTCCAACAGCTGCTAGATGTGTTATTGTGAAAATGTTGGTCATGTAAATAAACCACTTTGGCACTAATGGCTTCCCATTACTGTCCATAAAATTggttaaaatttatataaatatagattgcaaaaaaattatatataaaatattaaggaataatactttttaataaattaaatacatatattatacAAAATGGGTATATCATTTACTTGACTAGTATATTCAATCATTTATTTGGCATGTTGCAGTAGCCAGTGGCCAAGTTGGATGTGCAAGTTGGCGCACGTGACAAAAAGGGGATCAGAGAGAATTCAGTGGATTTGGCGCATTGTTGCTCCTCCCAAAACAGTCTCTAACCGCCTcacttcatcatcatcactgTCTCACATTTATAAATCCATTGAATTGAGCACCTTCTCTCTCACATCACCACTATATATTTGTTCTTATAATTCTATACTTAACATAGTGAAGGTGATGATGATGAGTAGTAGTACGGCGAGTTTCACAGAACAGATGTATTTGTGTGTGGCGATCTCAGTAGTGGCGATTTTGTATGTGTCTCTCATAGCACTTGAATCTCAATGGACAAACCATGGTGGCGTTTGGTTGCACCAAGATAACTACAACTTCCCGCTTCAAACAACCGTCTTAACAACATTTGAGACTTGAGACTCTTAGCTAAATCCTTCtttatctttttcctttttatttattttcttttctttttgtgtgTACGTTGATTGTTTATACTCTATGTATCCAATTTTGAATTGTGCTTCGGAACAGAACATTGATCATTGTATGTAAAGGTTGAGCTTTGACCTCCGCGTATTTGATTGCACACACAAACTTTGTCTGCCGTGGACTAATGAGTTGTTGCATGCACAAGGTGGATTGCATACATAAACTTTACCAGTGGCGTAAATAATGAATCGTTGTATTAATATTATATTGTTTTATGGATTTGATTTTGTGGAGTTAGCTAAGAATGGGAGTGGACATAGCAACTTGGTCCACTTTTAAGACTTTTCGGAATCCAGACATGCTGTTAACATAACGTATAATGATGAATGTTAATTAAATAAGGTTGAGCCCAACTGGAGCAACAATCTTGTTTGTTTGCAGTGAATATTAGTGCCTGGAAACTTTTAGTATCATAGAATTTAATGCGCACATCACAAAATGCAACAGAACTGTGCCAAATTCTCAATGTAACTATAAAAGTTCACAGGTGATATAAATGTAATGCTATGTTGGTATGATGTTCCTTTCAAAATGGTCCTTTATTCGTCATGATTTCTTAAAAAAACAACCAGCCCTGAATTTTTACATAACTGAATGTATCTTATAGAAGCAATATCAGATGAtttgctttaaaaaaaaaaaggaaatggAGACACAAACAAGCACATTTGTGTTTATCATGTGTTGTATATATTCAGTTACATAAGCCTGTAGCATAAACGCCATAAGGCCACACGTGAATTTTAGGATAAAGACACTATATACATCAAATTGGTAGGTATTCAAATTAGGAGTGAATGGAGGAATCTTTTTTTGAGtgaccccccccccccccccaacaTCCTGTTCACATTAAATAGacttgcaaaatgcatccaccATATGATAACTAGGAGAAGTAAATTGGTGCCTTGGCCTTGTCTACAAGATGTACAGGGGTTTCTAAAGGCGGGCCGGAATTTTCATCGGCGCTGTTGGTTGCAGATCTGGCACGTGGTGGCAGATTTCGCATTTGCATAGGTACATTGCTCACAGGACCAATGATTATCGTCGGTCATTCTACTACTAGCCATGCTCGCCCGAAGAGTTCCCTTTCCTCTTCCACCTCTCCCCTTGCTGCTCCCAGCGGCATTTTTAGAGCTTGTCGCTTTGCTTGAAGCAGCTCCATTACTATCCACATCAGATAAACCATTCTCTAAAGCCCTAACCAAATTCTCAAAGTAGTTTCTAGTTACACTGCCAAAACAAAATAGGTTAGATGATCATAATAACCTGAAAAAACTCGTTAATAAAAACAGGCAACAAAGCAAATGATCAACAAAAACACAAGCAATATCTACCTGGTTAATCCAGCTAGTTTTGTGCGGAAGTCATTGAATTCTTTAGATGGGCCATCAGTATTAAGGAACAACTGTAGTTCCTTTTCAGCACATTGATGAAGTCGCTCCAAACCAGATTCTGCCTCACCTGGTGAAAAAATGGACTGGAAAATCAAACTTGCAGGAACCACTTCAAATGCAAGACGCTCCTAATAAATTCAGGTTGAGAATAAAACCTTGCAAGTACTCAAAAAACTGTTTTTTAGCATGTTCATGCTCAGGCAAGTAATATCCATATGCATACGTCCACTTCAGCACCCGTCGGCATTCAACTATCTGTAAACATGAAATAGGGAttagaaaactgccttttcacAACAGTAAAAAATGGCAAGCAAACTATAATACTTATTTACCTGTAGCCAGGCCTCAGTTATGAACTTAAGCTGTGACTCCGGCTGGCATTGTGTGTCACTAAGCCTTTCAATCTGCCAAAAAACACAAGGATTACATGGTGATTTTATGATCCTGGCAACCCCATATTAAGCTCTACTTAGAAGAATGAAGATTCTAGAGCAGCAGTTTAAGAACTTCTAAGGTAAACAGACTCTTGACACTGAAATAATCAATGGACTACAAAAAAGCAGCAACATGTACtactaaaaagaaaaatgtgcaATCTTATATAACATTCTTTCTGAAAGAGTTGCAAAAGACAGATACAAGCTAATGCAAAATATAGCAAATGTTATGTAACATACATGAACAGTTTGCATCTGGTGTAGATCTGCAAGAGCTTTTTGCCTCGACTGCCATAGAAAGAAAATTAATCATAAAGCATATAACATGGTAAGAATCCTAGCCAAATATAAAACTAATCAATGAATTTAGATATGTGAAGAAAACATTTTCCTAGAATACTGATAAGTATAAAGTAGTGCATACGGATTGATTGCTGGCCCATCGCTCATAATAATGCGTGTACCTCTCCAATGAATTCTTTGccatttctcttcttctttcagTTTCATCATACTACATGGAACAAAATTTAGATCATCAGCCGATATTATTTGAAATATAATTGGGGGGAAGAATGTGCAACAATAGTCTTTCTGTGCCCCTTACCACTCCCTCTTGTTTTGCTGCCTCATATCGATTGCAAGCATAAAAACCCCCAGTCCTTTCACCATGATCTGACCATGCACCGAGGCATAGCCTAAGATAATATATCATAAGACTCAATGAGCACCCACATAAGCTTGAAGCATTTGAAAATAAAGACacataaaacatgaaaataaatataattcatTATTAATCCCCAGAGAATAGATTTAaaaacccccccccccccaaccacataacaacaacaatgaaaattgACAACTGATAATGGAATATACTAAAAACAGAACATACCAGCAAAATTCAAATTTACAAGGTGGAGTACACGTCATGTGCATGCACCCTTGATTTTTTTCAATTGGTCGCTTGCACTTCGGACATGGCTTTGAGTTAGCAAGTATCCTGAATGTCATTAAGTGAATAGCTAGCTCAAGATCTCAAATGGTAAACTGGTAACTTATCCCAAAGCAATCTAGGCAGGAAAACTATATCTAGAGATATCAAAATATAATGTTTCCATACCAGTTCATGTTTTCAGATTCTGCACTATTTTTCAGAATCCACTTTGACACAGTGCCACAATCAACTGGACGATGAGCCTCTTCTGTGCACTGTATATCCAAAAACACATCGATCAGCAGAAACGAGTGTTCTGAAATGCAAAACCAAAAAAACCCGAAGAAACCCATAGACTACTTACATTCCAGCAAAAGCTATATGAACAGAGGCAAGATACATCATAATTTCCACTGCCAGCGTCAAAATTGACAGCATATTCACAGCCTGGAGCAGGACACCACTTGGT is a window encoding:
- the LOC130944674 gene encoding probable E3 ubiquitin-protein ligase ARI7; translation: MDSEDDMHDANDVESLDEDFYSGETEEAPMDYNDYDDDADDYFDDADDSDRIESRRPEQNFTILKESDIQQRQEDDITRVATVLSISRVAASILLRHYNWSVSKVHDAWFADEDRVRKTVGLLEKPVVQHPNPREITCGICFETYPRTKIQTATCGHPYCFSCWAGYISTSINDGPGCLMLRCPDPTCGAAVDQDMINLLAPDEDKEKYARYLLRSYIEDNKKTKWCPAPGCEYAVNFDAGSGNYDVSCLCSYSFCWNCTEEAHRPVDCGTVSKWILKNSAESENMNWILANSKPCPKCKRPIEKNQGCMHMTCTPPCKFEFCWLCLGAWSDHGERTGGFYACNRYEAAKQEGVYDETERRREMAKNSLERYTHYYERWASNQSSRQKALADLHQMQTVHIERLSDTQCQPESQLKFITEAWLQIVECRRVLKWTYAYGYYLPEHEHAKKQFFEYLQGEAESGLERLHQCAEKELQLFLNTDGPSKEFNDFRTKLAGLTSVTRNYFENLVRALENGLSDVDSNGAASSKATSSKNAAGSSKGRGGRGKGTLRASMASSRMTDDNHWSCEQCTYANAKSATTCQICNQQRR